The genomic interval CCTTCGGCCCGTGGATAAGGTGGGAAGTTATCGACATAAGGTCTATATTCATAGCCTCAACATCGATCTGCTCTTTCGCAAAAGACTGGGCAGCATCGGTGTGGAAGAGCACACCCCTCTCCCTACACAACTCGCCAATCGCCTTAATGTCTTGAAGAGTACCTATCTCTTGGTTGGCGTGCTGAATGGATACTAAAGCAGCCCCTTCTAAACTGGCTTCAAGCCTATCCATCTTCACAAAACCCTCTGAATCAACCGGTATAACCTCAACCTCGAAGCCAAGCCTTCTAAGGTTAAGAGCGGTGTCCAAGACCGACTTATGCTCTATAGCAGATGTCACAACTTTCCTCTTCTTATACAGCGGATGATATGCGACGCCCTTTATGGCTAGGTTGTTGCTCTCAGTTGCACCAGACGTAAACACTATCTCACTCGGCTTGGCTCCTATCTTAGCAGCTATGATCTCCCTTGCCTTCTCGACAGCCTCCGTAGCCTCCTCCTGAAGACTATGCCCGAACTCACCACCAGGTAGACCGAACTTCTCAACCATATACTCTAAGACGATCTTAGCAACCTCGGGATCGACAGGCGTTGTTTCAGCGTTATCTAAGTAGATCATCTACACCATCAACTGTATGATGCGCGCCATCTGAACTTATAGTTTGCTAGAAGGCTGGGTGTATCCCGAAGACCCTACCTACAAAGTCTCCGAAGAGGAAGGTTGCAAGAGCCGTGCCTAAGGTTAAGGCTATGCTTTCAGCGAACTCTCTGGGAAAGCTCCTCTCCCCCACCACTGAGCCATAGAGTGTGAAGAAGAATATCAGCAGAACCGCCAATGTTAGAGAGCCTCCGAAGGCAAAGAGCATGACTTCGGTTAAGAAGTAGGGTGATGCTAGAAGGGCTACCGCGCAAATATATGCTATACCGGTGGCTAGGGCTGAGAAGGC from Nitrososphaerota archaeon carries:
- a CDS encoding cysteine desulfurase, producing the protein MIYLDNAETTPVDPEVAKIVLEYMVEKFGLPGGEFGHSLQEEATEAVEKAREIIAAKIGAKPSEIVFTSGATESNNLAIKGVAYHPLYKKRKVVTSAIEHKSVLDTALNLRRLGFEVEVIPVDSEGFVKMDRLEASLEGAALVSIQHANQEIGTLQDIKAIGELCRERGVLFHTDAAQSFAKEQIDVEAMNIDLMSITSHLIHGPKGVGALYVREGVELQPLIEGDGRERGLRAGSQNVPAIVGFAEAVKRALPDDAVKMRRLRDRLIDNLLQIEDSKLNGARGDKRVCHIVNVTFRYVEGEALLLQAEMQGLVCNTGSACYSQRLEPSHVITAIGGTHEEAHGSMRLSLSRMTIQEEVDAAAKILANVVVRLRSFSPLARKRGS